The stretch of DNA CACTGGACGATCAGGACACGTGCGTCCTCGTCGTACTTCTGCGGTACGCAGTGGTTGGCCAGGTCCTCGCCGACGATCTGCGGCCAGCGGCCCATGACTCCGCCGACCGCGGCAGGAGCCTCCCAACCACGCTCGGTGATCAGCCGGTTGATGGCCGCCCCCAGCGGCAGCGGGTCACGGCCGTCCGCCCGCGCTCCCGAACGCAGCCCCCCTCTTCTGGCCTGCTTCTTCTGCTGGGTGGCCGTGCCTCGCGCGCGCGCCTGTTCCCTCGCTGCCCGCAGTGCGACCCGCGCGAGGTCGACACCGGTGGGCCCGGCGGCCTCCGGGGCCTGTCGCTCGGAATTCGAGCGGGCGACCGACGACGGTGTTTCACGTGAAACGTCGGTTTCACGTGAAACATCGCGCTCGCCTCTCGGCCCGGAGGCGGTCTCCCCCCGCGCCGACGCGGAGGATCCGGCAGGCGCGGAGTCGGCGCCCTGAACCTCGTCGAACAGCCCGTCCCCCGTCACAGCCGCTCCACCGCGCCCTCGGAGACGCTGTACCGCGTGCCCTTCAGTACGTCGGGCACGTCATCGTCCACAGCGGCCGTCACCAGCACCTGCTCACCGGGGGCGACCAGCTCGGCCAGCCGGGTCCTACGGCGGCTGTCCAGCTCAGCGAAGACGTCATCGAGAACGAGAACGGGCTCATTGCCCTCGGCCCGCAGCAGGTCGTACGAGGCGAGGCGCAGCGCGAGCGCGTACGACCAGGACTCACCGTGGCTCGCGTAGCCCTTGGCGGGCATGTCCCCGAGTTTCAGCATCAGCTCGTCCCGGTGGGGGCCCACCAGGGTCACCCCGCGTTCGATCTCCTGCTTGCGAGACTCGGCGAGAGCGGTCATCAGCCGCTCGTGGAACTCCTCGCGGGTGTGCGCCGGCTCTCCCTCGGTGCCCGTCGAAGGCCGGTACTCCAGCAGGACAGGGCCACCGCCCGGTGCGAGCTGCTCGTACGCCTTGTCCGTGAGCGGCTGGAGCGCCGCGATCAGGTCGAGGCGCCGCGCCAGGAGTTCCGCACCGACCCGCGCGAGGTGCTGGTCCCAGACATCGAGCGTCGACAGGTCCATGGTCCTGCCGCCGTGCCTGCGGGCGAGCGCCGCGGATTTCAGCAGGGTGTTGCGCTGTCTGAGGACCCGGTCGTAGTCGGATCTGACGCCTGCCATCCGCGGAGAGCGCGCGGTGATCAGCTCGTCGAGGAACCGGCGGCGCTCACCGGGATCGCCCTTGACCAGCGCCAGGTCCTCGGGCGCGAACAGCACAGTCCGCACGATGCCCAGTACGTCACGCGGCTTGACCTGCGACGATCTATTGATCCTCGCGCGATTGGCCCGTCCCGGGTTCAGTTCGAGCTCGACGAGCTGGGACCGCTCGCCCTGGGTGACGGCCGCCCGGATGATCGCGCGCTCGGCACCCATCCTGACGAGGGGCGCGTCCGAGGAGACCCGATGGCTGCCGAGTGAGGCGAGATAGCCCACGGCCTCCACGAGGTTGGTCTTGCCCTGGCCGTTGGGCCCCACGAACGCGGTGACGCCCGGGTCGAGCGGAACCTCTACCCGGGCGTAGGACCTGAAGTCGGCCAGCGACAGATGCGTGACGTGCATGGGGGTGCGCAAGCCTCCTCGGGCCCGGCCCCTGACTCGTCCGCCGCGGGCCGGCCGACGCCGGTACCGCTCGGGGCGTACGGCGACCCACCTGCGGTTGATCGTCGGGACCGTTGCTTGGTCCAGGGCCTTTCGTTCGGGCCGGGCCGGGTCGACTGATCCGGCCCGGCCCGAACGAAAGGACCTAGCTCTTCTCGACCGCGTGGCCGCCGAACTGGTTCCGCAGCGCCGCGATCATCTTCATCTGCGGGGAGTCGTCCTGCCTGGACGAGAAGCGGGCGAACAGCGACGCGGTGATCGCCGGCAGCGGCACGGCGTGGTCGATGGCCGCCTCGACGGTCCACCTGCCCTCGCCGGAGTCCGCGGCGATGCCCCGGAGCTGCTGCAGGTGCTCGTCCTCGTCGAGCGCGTTGACCGCCAGGTCGAGCAGCCAGGAACGGATGACCGTCCCCTCCTGCCAGGACCGGAAGATCTCCCGTACGTCGGTGACCGAGCCCGCGGCCTCCAGCAGCTCCCAGCCCTCGGCGTAGGCCTGCATCATGGCGTACTCGATGCCGTTGTGGACCATCTTCGAGAAGTGGCCGGCGCCGACCTTGCCCGCGTGCACGGAGCCGAAGGTGCCCTCAGGCTTCAGCGCGTCGAAGACCGGCTGCACCTTCTCGATGTTCTTCGCCTCGCCGCCGTACATCAGCGCGTAGCCGTTCTCCAGGCCCCAGACACCGCCGGAGACTCCGCAGTCGACGAAGCCGATCTCCTTGACGCCCAGCTCGGCGGCGTGCTTCTCATCGTCCGTCCAGCGCGAGTTCCCGCCGTCCACGACCACGTCGCCGGGCTCAAGCAGCTCGCCGAGTTCGTCGATGGTGGACTGGGTGGCCGCACCGGCGGGGACCATCACCCAGATGACACGCGGACCCTTCAGCTTGCCGACGAGGTCGGCGAGGCTGTCCGCGTCCGAGACATCCGGATTGCGGTCGAATCCGATGACGGTGTGGCCTGCGCGGCGGATGCGCTCGCGCATGTTGCCGCCCATCTTGCCGAGGCCGACGAGACCGAGCTCCATCACTGTTCCTAACTAGCGTTGTGGCGTTTCGTACCTGTGTCCGAGCCTACGCCGGGACACTCACGCACACCTGTGGGCTCAGCCGCTCAGGCGTACAGGCATGATCAGGTACTTGTACGCGTCGTCCGCCTCGGCATCCACCGCTGCCCGGCCGCTGAGCAGAGCGGGCTTCGTGGAGGTCGTGAAGGAGAGCTGCGCCACCGGGGAGTCGATCGCGCTCAGCCCGTCCAGCAGGAATGTCGGGTTGAAGGCGATCGAGATGTCGTCGCCCTCCAGCTGGGCGTCGACCCTCTCCACAGCCTGTGCGTCGTCGCTCGAACCCGCCTCCAGGATCAGCACGCCCTGCTCGAAGCTGAGCCTGACCGGGGTGTTCCGCTCGGCGACCAGTGCCACGCGCTTGACCGCCTCGACGAACGGGGCGGTCTCGATGACGGCGATCGAGTTGAACTCGGTCGGGAACAGCGTGCGGTACTTCGGGAGGTCACCCTCAAGCAGCCGCGTCGTGGTCCTGCGCCCCGCGCCCTCGAAGCCGATGAGGCCTTCGCCGGAGCCGGAGCCGGAGAGTGCGATCGTCACGCTGTCTCCGCTGGTCAGGGCCTTGGAGGTGTCCAGCAGCGTCTTGGCGGGCACCAGAGCGACCGCGGAGATGTCGTCCGACTCGGGCTTCCAGAGGAACTCACGGACCGCGAAGCGGTAGCGGTCGGTGGAGGCCAGCGTGACGGTGTCGCCCTCGATCTCGATCCGCACACCGGTCAGCACCGGCAGGGTGTCGTCGCGGCCGGCCGCGATGGCGACCTGGGCGGCGGCGGAGGCGAAGACGTCGCCGGGCACGGTGCCGGTCGCGGACGGCATCTGGGGAAGGGCGGGGTACTCCTCCACCGGCAGGGTGTGGAGGGTGAACCGGGAGGATCCACAGGTCACCGTCGCCCGTACACCGTCTGTGGAGATCTCCACCGGACGGTTGGGGAGGGCGCGGCAGATGTCCGCGAGCAGCCGACCGGAGACGAGGACCGTGCCGTCGTCCTCCACCTCGGCCTCCACGGAGACACGCGCCGACACCTCGTAGTCGAAGCTGGAGAGGCTCAGCGCCCCGTCCTCGGCCTTCAGCAGAAGGCCAGCGAGGACGGGGGCAGGCGGCCTCGCAGGGAGGCTGCGCGCCGCCCAGGCCACTGCCTCCGCGAGTACATCGCGTTCCACCCGGATCTTCACCTGAGCCCGCCTCCTGCTGTTGCTGGCTGTCTTGCCCTGCACGGCCTTCGTCGTCTTCTGGGTCTCCCGGCCAAAGGGCAGGGGAGGACGCCGAGGACCAGTCTGACGTACGACGCCGACACTCGGTGCTTCTCGGGGTCAAGTCGTGGCGAGCGGGAGGCGGGCAGCGGGACCCGAGTTGTGCACAGGACCCACTTCGAAACGGATTCCTCGCTCTAACTAGTTGGGGGTAGTAGTAGGGGCTGTGGAAACCGTGGATAACCCCGTTTTCCCAGCTCAGACCCGGTTTTTTGTCCACCGACCCTGTGGGCGGCACCAGTGGATAACCGGGGGCCTCTGTGGACGGGCGAAAGTTCTGCACACCCCATGCACAGGCAAGGCCGACTTCTCCCCAGCTCTGTCCCCAGCTTTACCCCGGTTCCCCACAGGCCAACCGGGCACCTTGGTGTGACGCCTTTCACTCGCCACGGTGAGCGCAGGCGTTTTGTTGCCGAACAGTGGACAGCGGTGTGGATTAGCTGTGCACAACCTGCCTCTCCCTGTGGGCGGCAACGACGAATCGGTGGACAAGATCCGGAAGGCCCTGTGGACACATTTTTTGTCCACAGGCTGTGGATAAGGTTTGTCCACTGTTCCCCAGGCAGGTGACCAGCCCGGACGAGCCGGAGACAGCCTTCCCTGTGGACACGATCTGGACAACTCCACAGTCCCCAGGCTGTGGACGCAAAAAAAGTGCCAGATCTGTGGAGAAGTACCGTGACCTGGGCGGTAATCGAACACACCCTGAAGAGGGGAGGGCGTCCGGCACCACGAAAAGTGCCCGCGAGCCCCCTTCGGATCCCCCTCACACCCCCTCATCCGGCCCTCGCACCCCCTCATCCGGACCCTTTCGGCCCTCAGAACCGCCTCCCGGGACCGCGGATCGCGACCAAAACGTGTCCGAAGGCCGGTGTGTCGGTCGCCCCCGAGCCGGTGAAACCACCCGCGCGGGCCTCCCCGCAGGCCTCCTGATGACGCGTGAGGCCGCCCGCCCTGCCACCGCGAGGGGCCGCGGAAACGACTGAGGGCGCCCCGGAGAATCTTCCGGAGCGCCCGTGGGAGATGGCGATGGTGCGCGGGGGCCGGGACGGAGCCCCTTGCCCCCGGCAGCGCGTTCAGGCCGGTGGTTGAGCCGGCGTCAGCCGTTCTTGATGCGGTTGGTCAACTCCGTGACCTGGTTGTAGATGGAGCGCCGCTCCGCCATCAGGGCCCGGATCTTGCGGTCGGCGTGCATGACCGTCGTGTGGTCACGTCCGCCGAACTGCGCGCCGATCTTCGGCAGCGACAGATCCGTCAGCTCACGGCAGAGGTACATGGCGATCTGCCGGGCTGTCACCAGTACCCGGCTGCGCGAGGATCCGCAGAGGTCATCCACCGTCAGGCCGAAGTAGTCGGCGGTGGCGGCCATGATCGCCGTCGCTGTGATCTCCGGAGCCGCGTCCTCGCCGCCGGGGATCAGATCCTTGAGCACGATCTCGGTCAGCCCCAGATCCACGGGCTGCCGGTTGAGCGAGGCGAAGGCGGTGACCCTGATCAGCGCGCCTTCGAGTTCCCTGATGTTGCGGGAGATGCGGGAGGCGATGAACTCCAGGACCTCGGGCGGAGCGTTGAGCTGCTCCTGGACGGCCTTCTTCCGGAGGATCGCGATCCGCGTCTCCAGCTCGGGCGGCTGCACATCGGTGATCAGCCCCCACTCGAACCGGTTGCGCAGCCGGTCCTCCAGAGTCACCAGCTGCTTGGGCGGCCGGTCCGACGACAGCACGATCTGCTTGTTGGCGTTGTGCAGCGTATTGAAGGTGTGGAAGAACTCCTCCTGGGTCGACTCCTTGTCAGCGAGGAACTGGATGTCGTCGACCAGCAGGATGTCCATCTCCCTGTACCGCTTGCGGAAGCTGTCGCCCTTGCCGTCCCTGATGGAGTTGATGAACTCGTTGGTGAACTCCTCCGAGCTCACGTAACGCACCCGGGTACCCGGGTAGAGGCTCCGCGCGTAATGCCCGATGGCGTGCAGCAGGTGGGTCTTGCCGAGCCCGGACTCGCCGTAGATGAAGAGCGGGTTGTACGCCTTGGCGGGCGCTTCCGCCACGGCTACGGCCGCCGCGTGCGCGAAGCGGTTGGAGGCGCCGATCACGAACGTGTCGAAGAGGTACTTCGGATTGAGCCGC from Streptomyces tsukubensis encodes:
- the gnd gene encoding phosphogluconate dehydrogenase (NAD(+)-dependent, decarboxylating), whose translation is MELGLVGLGKMGGNMRERIRRAGHTVIGFDRNPDVSDADSLADLVGKLKGPRVIWVMVPAGAATQSTIDELGELLEPGDVVVDGGNSRWTDDEKHAAELGVKEIGFVDCGVSGGVWGLENGYALMYGGEAKNIEKVQPVFDALKPEGTFGSVHAGKVGAGHFSKMVHNGIEYAMMQAYAEGWELLEAAGSVTDVREIFRSWQEGTVIRSWLLDLAVNALDEDEHLQQLRGIAADSGEGRWTVEAAIDHAVPLPAITASLFARFSSRQDDSPQMKMIAALRNQFGGHAVEKS
- a CDS encoding DUF721 domain-containing protein; translated protein: MRAAREQARARGTATQQKKQARRGGLRSGARADGRDPLPLGAAINRLITERGWEAPAAVGGVMGRWPQIVGEDLANHCVPQKYDEDARVLIVQCDSTAWATQLRLLSPQLVARLNEDLGHGAVRHLKVKGPGGPAHRYGPLRAPGSTGPGDTYG
- the dnaA gene encoding chromosomal replication initiator protein DnaA, which translates into the protein MADVPADLAAVWPRVLEQLLGEGRGQGVEAKDEHWIKRCQPLALVADTALLAVPNEFAKGVLEGRLAPVVSETLTRECGRPIRIAITVDHSVGEAPAPPTPPAPQRYEEQEHPQAPQPPEPYNPYARRPADEPQTGRQDQQPTGRGDQLPTVRPAYPEYQRHDSGAWPRPHDEYGWQQQRLGYPDRDPYTGPPQQSSHDYRSMSADRSPYEQQRGDYDQQRSEYDQRQEYGQQRAEYDQRQEYDQRAEYDQRQEYEQRRDRSEQGPGGRGAHGGHGVHRGGPMGSQLPAPSGAPGPLAAQPAPATGPGEPTARLNPKYLFDTFVIGASNRFAHAAAVAVAEAPAKAYNPLFIYGESGLGKTHLLHAIGHYARSLYPGTRVRYVSSEEFTNEFINSIRDGKGDSFRKRYREMDILLVDDIQFLADKESTQEEFFHTFNTLHNANKQIVLSSDRPPKQLVTLEDRLRNRFEWGLITDVQPPELETRIAILRKKAVQEQLNAPPEVLEFIASRISRNIRELEGALIRVTAFASLNRQPVDLGLTEIVLKDLIPGGEDAAPEITATAIMAATADYFGLTVDDLCGSSRSRVLVTARQIAMYLCRELTDLSLPKIGAQFGGRDHTTVMHADRKIRALMAERRSIYNQVTELTNRIKNG
- the recF gene encoding DNA replication/repair protein RecF (All proteins in this family for which functions are known are DNA-binding proteins that assist the filamentation of RecA onto DNA for the initiation of recombination or recombinational repair.) yields the protein MHVTHLSLADFRSYARVEVPLDPGVTAFVGPNGQGKTNLVEAVGYLASLGSHRVSSDAPLVRMGAERAIIRAAVTQGERSQLVELELNPGRANRARINRSSQVKPRDVLGIVRTVLFAPEDLALVKGDPGERRRFLDELITARSPRMAGVRSDYDRVLRQRNTLLKSAALARRHGGRTMDLSTLDVWDQHLARVGAELLARRLDLIAALQPLTDKAYEQLAPGGGPVLLEYRPSTGTEGEPAHTREEFHERLMTALAESRKQEIERGVTLVGPHRDELMLKLGDMPAKGYASHGESWSYALALRLASYDLLRAEGNEPVLVLDDVFAELDSRRRTRLAELVAPGEQVLVTAAVDDDVPDVLKGTRYSVSEGAVERL
- the dnaN gene encoding DNA polymerase III subunit beta — encoded protein: MKIRVERDVLAEAVAWAARSLPARPPAPVLAGLLLKAEDGALSLSSFDYEVSARVSVEAEVEDDGTVLVSGRLLADICRALPNRPVEISTDGVRATVTCGSSRFTLHTLPVEEYPALPQMPSATGTVPGDVFASAAAQVAIAAGRDDTLPVLTGVRIEIEGDTVTLASTDRYRFAVREFLWKPESDDISAVALVPAKTLLDTSKALTSGDSVTIALSGSGSGEGLIGFEGAGRRTTTRLLEGDLPKYRTLFPTEFNSIAVIETAPFVEAVKRVALVAERNTPVRLSFEQGVLILEAGSSDDAQAVERVDAQLEGDDISIAFNPTFLLDGLSAIDSPVAQLSFTTSTKPALLSGRAAVDAEADDAYKYLIMPVRLSG